A genomic region of Anaerohalosphaeraceae bacterium contains the following coding sequences:
- a CDS encoding flagellar hook-length control protein FliK → MTQTAGIANILTAPIEPSARTTSTEAPLSETASRKKTQQHSESASLTHESNPSPSFTAGEASDNSFLKVLNSKLGKKQTNSQISKKPNKQDDGQNESPAEALLAKLSEALPLPEKGLFKNPGRPILLNSIQTPEKNLSFLPSSPKSTLKPSLEATSVPNHLNTSVERPPLKPTPAFQPNNISKVKNESAATDVVSAHSSAGQKVSSDSKGSSASPEHPAVSVNKQNLIIQNPPKEPSAPAPNLPPKPLLTIPGHQPAVSGKLNESESEAAAEISLDKAKVKRSLNLSGAFDSTPNQESKDKNPLSTDLFNPVSVSSRLPQNTEAGLTTRSGTAVSESVKVSAEPDTPLSASQQVLRNLQTAVQNNVQTIQIALSPEGLGIVRIKFDKIGDEITGLLEVQKEQTRQEIEKSLPNILASLESQGISIRKIEVSQMPNSEHKHTHSDGPSDWNLRYEMQEERYRRPQSPDGASMKASATEISATPDTQTSYPIHPDSENLNLFI, encoded by the coding sequence ATGACACAAACAGCAGGGATTGCAAATATTTTGACTGCACCGATTGAACCGTCCGCGCGTACGACCTCAACAGAAGCACCTTTAAGTGAAACGGCATCCAGGAAAAAGACGCAGCAGCACTCTGAATCAGCCAGCCTCACGCACGAATCCAATCCCTCGCCGTCCTTCACAGCCGGAGAAGCTTCTGACAATTCTTTTTTGAAGGTTTTAAACAGCAAACTCGGTAAAAAACAAACGAATTCCCAAATTTCAAAAAAACCCAACAAACAAGACGATGGGCAGAACGAATCGCCAGCAGAGGCACTTCTTGCAAAACTGAGTGAAGCACTGCCGCTCCCGGAAAAAGGTTTATTCAAAAATCCGGGACGGCCGATCCTCCTAAACAGCATTCAAACTCCCGAAAAAAATCTATCTTTCTTGCCCAGTTCGCCCAAATCCACACTTAAACCTTCTTTGGAGGCAACATCAGTTCCCAATCACCTGAATACCTCGGTTGAAAGACCGCCGCTGAAACCCACCCCCGCTTTCCAGCCAAACAATATATCCAAAGTCAAAAATGAATCGGCCGCAACAGATGTCGTCTCAGCTCACTCGTCCGCCGGACAAAAAGTTAGTTCTGATTCAAAAGGAAGTTCTGCGTCTCCGGAACATCCTGCAGTATCTGTCAATAAACAAAATCTTATCATTCAAAACCCTCCAAAAGAGCCTTCGGCCCCCGCCCCCAATCTGCCGCCGAAGCCGCTGCTTACGATACCGGGACACCAGCCTGCGGTTTCCGGAAAACTTAATGAATCAGAGAGTGAAGCGGCGGCGGAAATTTCCCTGGACAAAGCAAAGGTGAAACGCTCGCTAAACCTTTCCGGGGCATTTGACTCAACCCCCAATCAGGAATCAAAAGACAAAAATCCCCTCAGTACAGATTTGTTTAACCCCGTTTCTGTCTCGAGCCGCCTCCCGCAGAATACAGAAGCCGGCCTAACAACCCGCTCCGGAACCGCGGTCTCGGAGTCCGTAAAAGTTTCTGCGGAACCGGACACCCCCCTTTCCGCATCCCAGCAGGTTCTCCGAAACCTTCAAACCGCCGTACAAAATAATGTACAAACCATCCAAATCGCCCTTTCCCCGGAGGGATTAGGGATCGTTCGAATAAAATTTGACAAAATCGGCGACGAAATAACCGGTTTGCTCGAGGTGCAGAAAGAACAAACCCGCCAGGAAATCGAAAAATCTCTGCCCAACATCCTGGCTTCTCTGGAAAGTCAGGGCATTTCCATTCGGAAAATTGAAGTCAGCCAAATGCCCAATTCGGAACACAAACACACCCACTCCGACGGTCCCTCCGACTGGAACCTGCGATATGAAATGCAGGAGGAACGGTATCGGCGACCTCAAAGCCCGGATGGAGCGTCCATGAAGGCCTCCGCCACGGAAATTTCGGCAACTCCCGACACCCAAACAAGTTATCCAATACACCCTGATTCAGAAAATCTGAATCTCTTTATTTAA